The Vicia villosa cultivar HV-30 ecotype Madison, WI linkage group LG1, Vvil1.0, whole genome shotgun sequence genome includes a region encoding these proteins:
- the LOC131614004 gene encoding non-seed lectin-like → MAFYRTNLPTCLLALVSVIFIMLATNINSVQALSFSFTKFYPGNSAITLQGDAQILSNGVLALTNSTPLPPSITLPTTGRTLYTTPLTLWDSVTGNVASFVTSFSFAIATAEGRAATDGLVFFIAPQDTVIPDNSDSLYLGVVDSKTSINRFVGVEFDLYANSFDPYKRHIGIDINSLISTKTVRWNWVSGSLTKATIIYDSPSNALTVVVTYANGKISTISQAVDLKAVLPNIVRIGFSATSINGAAHNIHSWSFTSNLVTTTSSVSDI, encoded by the coding sequence ATGGCTTTTTATCGCACAAACCTTCCCACTTGTTTGTTAGCCCTTGTTTCAGTCATCTTTATTATGTTAGCCACAAATATAAACTCAGTTCAAGCACTGTCTTTCAGTTTCACCAAATTCTACCCTGGAAATTCTGCCATCACCCTCCAAGGCGATGCCCAGATTTTATCCAATGGTGTCTTGGCACTGACCAACAGTACACCACTTCCTCCATCTATAACTCTTCCAACTACCGGTCGTACCTTATATACAACACCTTTAACCCTTTGGGACAGTGTTACTGGCAATGTTGCCAGCTTTGTCACTTCCTTTTCTTTCGCCATAGCGACCGCGGAAGGACGTGCCGCAACCGATGGACTGGTCTTTTTCATTGCACCACAAGACACTGTGATTCCCGACAACTCAGACAGTTTATATCTTGGAGTAGTTGATAGTAAAACTTCAATCAACCGGTTTGTTGGTGTCGAGTTTGACCTTTATGCCAATTCTTTTGATCCCTATAAGAGACATATCGGAATCGACATCAACTCCTTAATTTCCACCAAGACAGTGAGATGGAACTGGGTGAGTGGTTCATTGACTAAAGCAACTATAATCTATGACTCTCCTTCTAACGCATTGACTGTAGTTGTCACTTATGCAAATGGTAAAATTTCTACCATTTCACAAGCGGTTGATTTGAAAGCTGTGCTTCCCAACATTGTTAGGATTGGTTTTTCTGCTACTTCAATAAATGGTGCAGCACACAACATCCATTCATGGTCATTTACATCAAACTTGGTAACAACAACAAGCAGTGTCTCAGACATATGA